The window CTCAATTACTCaatagttaatatatatagtcaaACATTAAAAtcgttttcaaatataaaccactaaaatcacaatttaatttttttcagaaataatttcactttttcattGAGAGCATAGAACCATCCgactaatataattataatttcaagaAGCTTCATAATCTTTTAAGCTAAATGTAGGTTGGacaaaaacactaaaaattaTCTCGTGTCAGATAGTAAACTATGTAATTACACTAATTAGATAGATAGTACTTGTCATACATGTTAAGTTCATCCACATTCTTTACTTAATGAAATATTGGTTGACGATTCATTGAGAGCATGGGTGACTAAAGTTTAAGTAAATATTGTACTAGAGGAAATTGATTTGTTACGCTATTACAAACTTGTCTTTTACTAATATTTGGCTATACATAGCTAACACTTCTTAACGAAAAAGAGAGGGTGGTTTCAATTTACGCTCGAGTGTCTTAAAAGTACAAATAGTAATGCCTATACAATCTATATCTATCGTAATTGGTATTTCATATAAAGACGAAACTGATTGAATAGGACTCTTATCATAAGAGTATTTAAGTCGAACTCTCTGTATTGATATAAAACTAATCTTTTCTAATCAGAAAGGTTTAATTCAAACACTAAAGTATGAATATATGtaatgattttgatgtttaatgaaattgagaggttggattgaaagtttaaatccTTTAGGATGGGACAAAAAAGGGTAATTTAaagagggagaagaaaagaaggagcCGTTTGAGTATGGTAGCACCAACTTCAAGTAAAGCGGTGGGTTacagtgagagagagagagagatagaggaGTGAGTAATGAGCAACCTCTCCTCCATTGAAGCTCCAACTGAAAAACACTACCACCATTACAGCGCCTGCAACCCCATTCCTTCTCCCGCTCTTTACATTCTCATTCCCCTTTTTATTTTGGGCTTTTCCGTTTCCATTTTCGTCCTCGTTGTCGTTCACAAcgccttcttcttcatttctcttctctttctatCCATCTTCCTCTCTGCTTTTGCCCTCTGGAATAGCCTCAACTTCTCCTCCAAAACCGCCATACTCTCATTTCTTCACTCCCTTCCTGACTCCGACCTCACACTTGCTCAAGAGGGTCAACTCGTTAAGATTTCAGGGgtattcttttcctttttcttcaatccccatttttcctttttttttcccctctaaTTTCTTTACCATTTTCAGTTTCATGGGTTGTATTTGCTCTTTTCAATTGGTATGACTGATGGGTTTGGTTTGCTTCTgcatattttttgtgtttattgcTATGAGAGGCTACTAAATTCTGCTTTGAAGTGTATATTGAGAGGACTTCTTCTTATTGTTCGTTTTGTTGACTTGATAATTGTTAATATGCTTTGGTATCCTAACTAGGTTTGCTTATCCCAATGTGAGTTTGCATTTTGAATACGATATGAGGCAGGCTGtttcttgtgttttttaatGTGTTATCCCATCTGTGAAATGTATGCTTGtgacattttaatattttaagaacCCAAAACTTTGAGTTAGGAATAGTTTTTGAAAGGCTGAAAAGTGTATTGAACTGATTgtaatcactttttttttttaaaaaaaaaattataatgtttGATTAGATATTTAAAAGTCATTTAGCAAGTCTTAGAATACTTACACAATTCTTTGGAGGTGGTTCTTCAATGAAATTGTTCATGGGAGAAGTGTCATATTTTAGAGCATTTTCACGAGAAGTCATCTCGAACtcaattttagttattgaCCTACTACTTCGTAGGGAGAAAAATTGTTCCGAGTGGTAGTTTCTTGTGTTTGGAAGTACTTGCTATGCGGGCTTCATGTTACCTGTTTAggattttattcatttttgtttttaaatacattCCAGGTATGTTTGAGGATTTATGTTTACTGCTTTTTTATATTCAGTTTGCTTCGTGCGGAACAGTATCCCTGGAATCATCCTATGAAAAAGCTACTGGGTGTGTTTATGCATCAACCTCTTTATATGAATATAGAGGAATGcctatgatttttcaaaagataacTCAGCCTTACTGTGGTTGGAGGTTAGTATACAGTGAGGTATGCAAATTCTACTCCGAAGAAACGTatcatttctttgtttttattgttcttttgcACCTATAAAGCAAtggagattttgtttttttcctgacattttaacttttttgcaTACCTTTTCTTTCCCTTACTCAGTCGGTCACTTTATGTTGTTTGGAAGCTACTGCATGAAGTGAAAGAAGTGACATTTAGctccaattttctttatgaGTCAAATGTCTCCAGTTGTATTCATTATCTTGACATTCATTCTGTTCATTGACCTTATAGGTCTACAGTTCTTATCTGAAGAATCAAATTTGGGAGGATTAGCACAAGATTTTCAAACTAGTTTGCTActgttcttcctttttctttgagccatcaaattcaatatttattattctaaagAATACAGAACAAGAATCTTATAAAACATAACTTGTATTGCTAATCCTATACATCAATGATATCCCttgatatcatttttctttttcgacATCTAATGTAGGAATATCTGTCTATTCACATTTGGGAATCTAGACAGATTGCACCTTTTAGTTTTAAACATGGGtgttattttagatttttaatatCGTGTGCTCGTATTTCAACATGGCAGAGGTTTTCCACTGACTTCTACATAACTGATAGAAAAACTGGTATTAGAGCTATGGTAAGGGCCGGCCCCGGTAGTAAACTGGTTCCTCTTATTATTGAGAGTAAGCTTGTTAATACTACAAGACATCGGAAGATTCTGTCTCCTTCCTTGAGAAAATGGctgagagaaaaaaacatttctaCTGAAGCTCGAATACTTCGACTTGAAGAAGGGTAACTCCGCTTATCGTGATAAGATCTATTTGTTTGACTTTGCTTGGCCATAATTTTAGAAGCTAATTCCATGTAATTTTAGCAGATATGTTCAAGAAGGCAGCTTTGTATCTGTATTCGGAATGTTGCATAGGAATAACGGTCAAATAACTATAGTTCAACCTCCAGATGTAATCTCAACTGGATGTGTATGGCGGAAATTTCTTCTTCCCATTTACATTGATGGACTAGTTCTTGGGGTTTCACAGGCAACTGGCCCTTTGCTCGGTCCAGGATCGTTATATCACCATGAACAGTTTGCTGACATATGAAGCTTAAATAGTATGTTGTAGATGGAAATTTTAGATGAAGGCCAAGTCCATTGGAATTACTAACCTTTTGCTTCTCATGAGTAACTTTAATCTTCTTGTAGTTCATCCATCCCTGCCCCTTCAGTTTCCGGAGTTACATTTACGCATGTCCATAGGATTCTGTTAACTTCAAATTCTACTTGAATGTACATTGAGTAATTTTATGGAAATCAACCATTGGTGCTTTAACCAGCCAAATCTTGCAGATGTTAACCAAAGACATTGCCAACTTGGTGGTGATATTGCTCCGGTAATGAGAATGTGCACTTGGAGGTTGTTTAAATTTCTAGACCTATCTTGTTTACTCTTGGATCGGGCTGGTTAATATAAGCCAGTTCAATTGTTTCACTTGGCGTGATTAAGTCCTATCAGTATAAAAAGTTTCTTCCAAATTGTCTTAAACTCTAAAGCGTACATATGCTGCACCATTAAGTCTAGAAGAAGAGATGgaaatgttgtttttatgCACTAAACTCTACCTAATTTATAAAGCtgaataaaaattttagattgttcatttaaatgaaatgaaatgtcAATCTATGCATAGCAGAGAATAcgctttcaaattttcaccCTTGCAATGATTGaactagaaaagaaaacaatatcaTTTCAACCAGATCAATTTTCGATATCTCTAATCCTTTCCCAATCAGTAACGATGCTTGTCATTCTCATTtgtgtaattaaaattaaaacacacCTACTATAATTCCATGAAGAAGGGTTGGCAAGTGGGAAAGGACCAAATTTAGACAATCCAGTATTTCATCTACCTTCAACCTGATATATCTGGTGTGTTAAATCAGCACAGAAACTTGAATATTGTAAAACAAAAGACAGAGTAAAGCAGGATtatgaaacaagaaacaaatgaaaattctCTACTCACAAATTAGCAAGAGTCAAAAGGGCAGAGAAACCTAGATAAGAGTGTGTTCAACAGAATGTGATGAGGAGATGTCTGGCTTATTGCAAAACTCAAGGCATCCATGATTTGAGAATGTCGATCACTGCTTTTTGCCATAGTATTGCAGATAAAATGCAACACCTATAATCAACAAAGGAATCAAAACTTGCAACACTTTTATCAAAGATCCTGAAGATTGAGCCGACGATGTTTTTTCTGTTGCTGCTTCGGTTGCTGCCGATTCTGATTTGGATGCAGGTGGCCGATGATCAGCCGGCTTTGGAATCGTAGACATGTCAATATTgccaatataatatttttccatttcctctGTTGCATCTAAACTGTGACTCACAGTCTCAAAGTCTTCAGTTGCATCTTTCTCTGCACagatttaaaattgtttttccaATCATTCATAACTTGATGCAATCATCTTTGTTGGATGTCTTGAAATACAGTGACAAGTAGTCAATTTGGAGAAAACATGTTGACCCAAAAACTTACCAGTAGCTAATAATAAGACTTCATCACCTCCTGGATGATCTTCCAGAAAAGGAGTGACATCATAAACCTATCATGGGAAATGCACAGGGACAAAGCAGTGAAACAGAATGACAATACgaataaataaggaaaatatCTATATAAATTTGGACAGTCAAGTTAGAAAGGTCTGATTATATGCATATCTGGTAGACGAGTACTGATATAACAACAGCAGAAACAATTTCAGAAGCTGTAATTTCATTCCACTCTCTAGTGATATGTTGTCATGGCTTACAATGTATCTTCCATTCCCAAGTTCCATGCTTGAAACTTAGACGTATAAAAGGGAGACCGAGAGACTTGTTGCATTAAACAGGCATCCCGACAATCCATAAAAGCATTTCAATATTCTACATAGAATATGTTAGTCGAAGTTCTGAGATGTACTCTTCAAGTATTACTCTTAGTCTCTGCTCACCTAGACCTTCAGAGATAGACTCTGTGggtaataaaaattaagagttTCGAATCCTACACATACTAAGTAGCTAAACTCAATAATTTGGAAGCCCAAATTTTTCCTCTAGTGCTAAACAACAGCTTTTCTGTGCATTTAGTTTCCATTATACAAAGATCAGTGTCCTGTATCTCAACCTCTACAAGTTTCTTGAGCATCAAATGCCATGCAGTAAAGATGTATTTTACTTAGTTCCTGTACTTTCGAGAAACTGACACTTTaatcaaagttaaaaattcGGTCAAAGTAGTGTTTAAACCGAATACCCAGTCTATCAGTTTGTGAAGATGGgtagaagaaacaaagaaacttAATCTGCCATACCTCAATCTGGTCTCATATGAGTCTACTGTTCCAATGGGGAAGTACGATTGAGTTGTAAACAtataatttcacaaaataccagaaaaacaaaatatatcagACCTTTCCAGAGATTATAAGCCAACAATCCGCCTGGTGATTATGTTTAGCCACTTCATCGAAGACGAAAAGCTTAGGATCCGAAGCCATTACTGCAACAATCAAGtgcaaacaaaaatgaagctCCAATTCAAAACTGATTGAAAATACAGAAGATGGGTTTCTTACAGattaaagtttgaaagaaaatgaagaaaggaGAAAATCAAATGAGCAAGGTATGTTGTCTTCTATATTTGACTAGAAGCACCACCGGCCAAGCCATTTCTTGCGACTCTTATTTGGCAGGTTACGCTTGAAGACAACTCAGATGAATTTGTTGTTACAAACTATTTCATTTCAGTCCTTGTTTTCCCTCTCTTTTACAAACTCCCCCCCAAATCTTCCTTTATTTTCCCATCCCCACGTGATTCTTCATTTCaacgttttttctttttctattacatttctttccaattttttcatattttcaaaaacaaaattaagacgTAAAtccatattttcattttggtaaatattttaattttttttcataatatttcACATTTTAGGTGTTAAAtggtataattaaaaaatgatttaaaggTAAGAGGGTAGATTGTAAAATAccaaaacatatatttggtagttagtatttaatgaaataacatatatttacCAATCTATTTAATTGTCTTTATGCTTAATTATTAGCCCTTCCCCACTCTAATGAAAACCTACATGGTAATAAGTAtaatattttaccattatatcaatttttattacgAATTGATAAATGGAAGATTTTACTTAGTTATAGGTCAGTAAGCTAATTAGAATCCAATATTTTCATAAgctctcttttaattttgatgaatatttttctaaaagttaaaaagaactaaaaattaCTGTCTCTTGAaagcttatttttaatttaattaatggatTGATCTATAAAAAGACAGTAGACGTGtgtagtgtatatatatatatatatatatatatatatatgtatgtatgtatgctATGTATCACAtggtttgtttatttaaaatttaaagtcaatctactattttaatataaattatatggaTTGTATATGcaattatttccttaagttcTGATGCTAATTAGCAATTTAATCTTCACTGTTAGAAAAGTTTAGAATTAGtctcttatattttaatatatttcaactACAACACTTCTCATGGGTGaatgttagaaaaagaaatagatgatAAGTAGGAGAGTAATGAAATTTGGATATTGACCGAACAAAGGAAGTAATTAATCCAAAACTATACTCGAATTTAGATGACATATAGTGTTTATAATAACTTTATAACCTGAATTTGAATACTGTTTTggagtttaattaataaaatcttaagTCTCACATGATGcttatacaaacaaaaaagatgtgcaaatttatacaataaaaGATGTTCATGATTTAAATTGAAGTTTGGAGTTTAAAATTGATAGAACGCTTGGAACTTTGAACTATTTAGataaataacataataaagttaaaatttaatttcaccAACTCCAACATTAGTTTTGTAAGTAAACTACAATGGAAGGTTAGATGGTTAGATGAAGGAGTCGTAAAAAGAGGATTTAAATTGAATGCAAGTTGACATAGGAGAGAGTAATTACGTATTTGAAGTCCAATTTGAATAAGGTAATCCATTCAATTTGGGTACCACCAAACTTTCatcaaatcaagaaaaagaaaacccataATGTTACATCAAAGcttaagaaaagagaagacatGGCTTTCACATATATCACATCTACATTcttgaaaattagaatataaaattcaacCACAGTTTTAGCAAATTCCATTGCTGCCAAATGATGAATCTCAAGCACAAGCAGCTGCAACCAAATACACagctaatttttttatttattattattatagtctttaattttaagaacaaTGATAGAAAGTGGAAAAccaaatagaaattttattgaataaaatttcattgtttGATCTGTATAGTGAAGTTTCTCCTAtcacattttcaattaattaaacctaACATAGCTTTAGGGTGGTAAAGCAAGAAAGTACTAAACCTTTATAACTTGTTAgattacattatatatataaaactttcCACTCTCTGTCATTGCATTAATGGGAAGTGCAGCAAACTgacattattttgaatttattatcaGTCAGATGCATGAGATGAGACTATAATAAAGTGAAGTAATAAATTATGGTTCTTTTTGTAAGATTTATATTCATcatatttagaaaatcaaaatatttcttgTGCTTTACATCCaatctatatattttgataattagtCTATGGttatttcttcaaagaaacaaaaacaaagactaaagaaaaatgtcaatCTTGCTGTtcattaaaatagtttaaggTTAGTTAATTTCTCTCAACTTCACAATTGTTAATCTATgaaaaaatatctattaactattctttaaaattctaaaaaaatcgTAACATTGTGTGAaagaaatatctttttaataatttgaaactaCTCTCAATAAACCTTGAAATCAGTACTTTACTAAgggtagaaaagaaaaactatgaAGTTAGATAGATTAAAAGTGAACAAATTCCAATGCAAAATGATGATTTAAGCTTTATGATTAAAAGTATACCTGGAAGAATACTAAGAAAGGTTGGATCAAGCAGCTGCTCGTTGTGCACCTTTGCATGAATCTttctcttcatcatcttccCTATTAgctatattttgattttaaattaacgGATTactattcaattttcaaaatatattcatatttactcaattaaatatttttatttaaaacaactaCCCAATATAagatttctttcttctagTATGAGTTCATTCTAAAAATGACattgttgtttaaaaaaaattacaaagtgAAAAATAAGTAGAAAAATCCCCGTCCACATTTTCCACCAAATGGCACCAAGTTCCACCCCTAATGCCACGTTATGGAAAGAAACTCATAGACCTGGTCTAACAAGGAACTCATAAACTcgatttatataaattatgttacctgaaaagtttaaaaagcgCTGTTagtttagttgttttttttcattggaTCTTAGATGCAATCTCTTGTATACCtcaacttattttttcttctgcaACTTATGTAGTTTTCACTTGTTGTTACATTCTCTCCCTCTTGGCAATATATCTTACaaagtatttatctttgttttcttcaagaagAGTGCGTGAGATTTTACGgatcatttgttttaaaaccaaCAAAGCAGGTCCGCCAGCGTGACTCTCTGGCGGATTCTTTGAGCGACATGTCGTTGAATAGCCAAGACTACTTGAGACTTCTCGAATTCCGTACAAAATTCACCATTACTATCGTCAAAGTTGTTCTGAAATGTGGTCGACATTAATGGGATCAACTCATCATCATCCTCGTCCTCAGCattatcaacaataataatatctcCATTATCTCTCTTTCCCTCCTTCCTCAAATTGAAAtaagttttggtttttgatgACTTCTCAAATCCCATAAAGAAAATGGTAAGACGGCGGCCATTGTTGATCCTCCAATCATCAACAAATTCATCGACTTGTTCTGCTAATAATCCTTGTGTTTTTGCCTCCTTCGTGATAGATTCGCCCTTCTTTCTTGACGTATTTCCATCTGTgtgattataaatgtttaagCTAATATAATTAGAGAGTGAAATTTAACCACCTCTAACTGTTAGCAAAATAACAACTTGATTGAacgaaaatattaaaacttttaacttaGAACTATTCGGAGTACTCTACTTTAATACACTTTCAAATAGGGTGAATATTGTCACCTGAAAAACCAATCCGAACCAAAGACCCGATGattggtttaattaaaaatatggtCGGTGGTCGATTTAATTAACACGTTACAAAAAAACCGACCAAAATCAATACGTTGTCAGTTTCCCTCCATATAAACCGACGAATGATCACCTACTGTCAAAGTTCAATACAATCCACTTCTAAAAACTAGACAATATCATTAATTTCTATATGGATTTGAAGGCATAATTGTAACTTGTAAGTAATAATGGttaaaaatcaaacctttAAGAGGGTTGTAGTGGAACTTCGTGTGAACCCAGTTGAACATGGCTCTGAGAGAGATAgaaaagttatattatattttaacaaaataggaagcaaattaaattagaaagtgTGGGCGCCTCAGAAATTTGTGCAAAACctcaaatttttttgaagtgATACGAAAAGTGGAGCTAGTgtgcaatatatatacaagagAAAGGGGAAGA of the Cucumis sativus cultivar 9930 chromosome 3, Cucumber_9930_V3, whole genome shotgun sequence genome contains:
- the LOC101204754 gene encoding uncharacterized membrane protein At1g16860; its protein translation is MSNLSSIEAPTEKHYHHYSACNPIPSPALYILIPLFILGFSVSIFVLVVVHNAFFFISLLFLSIFLSAFALWNSLNFSSKTAILSFLHSLPDSDLTLAQEGQLVKISGFASCGTVSLESSYEKATGCVYASTSLYEYRGMPMIFQKITQPYCGWRLVYSERFSTDFYITDRKTGIRAMVRAGPGSKLVPLIIESKLVNTTRHRKILSPSLRKWLREKNISTEARILRLEEGYVQEGSFVSVFGMLHRNNGQITIVQPPDVISTGCVWRKFLLPIYIDGLVLGVSQATGPLLGPGSLYHHEQFADI
- the LOC101205000 gene encoding cytochrome b5 — protein: MASDPKLFVFDEVAKHNHQADCWLIISGKVYDVTPFLEDHPGGDEVLLLATEKDATEDFETVSHSLDATEEMEKYYIGNIDMSTIPKPADHRPPASKSESAATEAATEKTSSAQSSGSLIKVLQVLIPLLIIGVAFYLQYYGKKQ
- the LOC105434808 gene encoding uncharacterized protein LOC105434808: MFNWVHTKFHYNPLKDGNTSRKKGESITKEAKTQGLLAEQVDEFVDDWRINNGRRLTIFFMGFEKSSKTKTYFNLRKEGKRDNGDIIIVDNAEDEDDDELIPLMSTTFQNNFDDSNGEFCTEFEKSQVVLAIQRHVAQRIRQRVTLADLLCWF